The DNA region TACATTCGATCCCATATTTCTTAAGATTATCTAAATTTTTCTTAAGTTCTTCATCATAAGTAATCCAAAAATCTGGAGCTGTAAGAATAGCATTCTCATCAAACCTTATGATTACAGGAACAAGTCCTTTCTTATTTTTCAAAATTTCCTTTATTCTAAATAGTACTTCATAACCAATTCTGTTATCCAATTGAATCAGCAAAATATTTCCCTCTAAATCTCCTACCTGATCCACAATTATTTTTATTCTCTCTTCAGACTCATCCTTATCAACTTCTAATCTTCCACTAATAATTACTTTTTTACCTTCTCTTAGAATATCCTTATGATTACTATATACACTGGAAAACACAGTAATTTCCGCCTCTCCAGTAAAATCTTCGAGGGTAGCAAAAAGCATTTTTTGATTCTTTCTATCAATAACTTCTCTCACATTTTTCAAGATACCTGGAACAACCACCTGAGAACCAGATTCTATTTCGAGGAGATCATCAATGGTATAATCAAAGAGTTTCTCTGAAAGTTTCCTCAATTCCTCTTGAGGATCATAAGATACATAAAATCCTAACATTTCTTTTTCCATGTCAAGAATTTCATCTATAGAAAATTCAGGCATATTATTTATAAACTCATCTTGAGGTAGAGCCTCTAAATCAATAAGAGAAACCTGCCCTACGTGAGCTTTCTTTATCACTTGAGCAGATTCAAGAATCTTATCTATATTAGCCAAAAGCGCCCTCCTACTATATCCAAAACTATCAAAAGCTCCACTCTTTATGAGACTTTCCAAAGTCCTTTTGTTAATGACCTTTGAACTCAATCTTTTTATAAAATCAAAGATAGACTTGAATTTACCTTTCTCTCTTTCCTCCACTATAGCTTCTGCCACATTCTCTCCTACATTCTTAATAGCTGATAAGCCAAATCTTATCCCTTGTGGGGTAACTGTAAAATCTACCATACTTTCATTAATATCTGGAGGCAATATCTTTATACCTATTCTTTTAGCCTCAGCTATATATTTACTTAGCTTAGTAGTATTGTTTTTAACGCTCGTAAGGAGTGATGCCATATATTCCTTGGGATAATAAACTTTTAAATAAGCTGTCTGAAAAGAGACAAAGGCATAAGCTGCGCTGTGAGATTTGTTGAAACCATATTCTGCAAATTTTGCCATATCCTCAAAAATTTCTACTGCTACCTCTTCTGGTATTCCTCTTTCTACAGCCCCTTTTACAAAAATCCCTCTCTGTTCCTCCATAACCTCTGGCTTTTTCTTACCCATTGCTCTTCTCAAAACATCTGCTTGACCCAAAGTAAATCCTGCAAGTTTATGAGCAATCTCCATAACTTGCTCCTGATAAATTATTACTCCATAAGTCTCAGATAGTATTGGTTCTAATGCAGGATGCATATATTCAACCTTTTCTTCCCCCCTTTTTCTTTTTATATAACTCTCCAATCTACCAAGAGGACCAGGCCTATACAAGGCAAGAACTGCTATAAGATCTTCAAATTTTTCAGGTTTAATATCCCTTAGAAGATTTCTCATACCCCTACTTTCTAACTGGAAAACTCCAATAGTGTCTCCTTTTTGCAAAAGCTCGTATACTTTTTCATCAGTTAGAGAAATATTACTGATATCTATTTCAATACCATAATTTTCTTTAATTTTCTTAACAGTATCGTAAATTACAGTAAGAGTTCTTAGCCCTAAAAAGTCCATCTTTAAAAGTCCTAATTCTTCTAAATTAGTCATAGGAAACTGAGTTACCACATCATTACCGTTCATAACTTGCAAAGGAACGTATTCCATTAAAGGATCCTTAGAAATTACTATTCCTGCAGCATGAATTGATGCATGCCTTGCATTACCTTCTATCCTCTTCGCAATTTCTATGATTCTTTTAGCTTGTGGATTGCTTTCTACCAAATTTCTTAACTCTTCTGAAGTGCTTAAAGCCTCTTCAATACTAGTATTTGGAGGTATGAGTTTTGCTATTCTATCTACCTCATTATAAGGTACATCAAGAACTCTACCCACATCCCTTACAGAAGCTCTTGCAGCCATAGTTCCAAAGGTTATAATTTGAGCTACATGTTCCCTTCCGTATTTATTTCTAACATATTCAATAACCTCTTCTCTTCTCTCAAAACAGAAATCAATATCTATATCTGGCATCGTTACCCTTTCAGGATTTAAAAACCTTTCAAAGATTAAACCCCATCTTGTAGGTTCTATATTAGTTATACCTAAAACATAAGAAACCAAGGAGCCAGCTGCTGATCCTCTCCCAGGTCCCACAGGAATACCTTTACTTTTTGCATAATTAACAAAGTCCTGAACAATTAAGAAATAACCTGAAAACCCCATTTGTTTTATAACTGAGATCTCATAAGATAATCTCTCTTTAATCTCCTGAGGAATATTTTCTCCAAACCTCTTCTTTGCACCTTCCCAGCATAACTTCTCAAAATAAGAATCTAAGGTTTCGCCTTCTGGAACTTCAAATACAGGAAGGATGATATTGTTAAGGGGAATTTCTACATTGCATCTTTCAGCAATTTTAAAAGTATTCTCTATAGCTTCAGGCACATCCTTAAATAGGTTTATCATCTCATCAGGAGACTTAAAATAAAATTCGTTAGTTTTAAATCTTAATCTATCTTTATCATTCAACTTAGATCCTGTCTGTATACAGAGGAGTATATCGTGAATCTCTGCGTCTTCTTTTCTAAGATAATGAACATCATTGGTTGCCACGAGAGGAACATTAAATTCTTTAGCAAGCCTAATTAAGTAATTGTTTACATATTCTTGCTCCTCCATCCCATTATTCTGCAATTCTAAGTAGAAATCCTCTCCAAAAATATCTAAGTACTCTTTTATTGCATTTTTTGCCCTCTCTATATTGTTTTGTAAAATGTAAGTTGGTATTTCACCAGCTAAACAACTTGATAAAGCAACAAGCCCTTTGGAATATTGTCTCAATAAATCCTTATCCACCCTCGGTTTATAATAGAATCCCTCTAAAAAAGATAAGCTCACTAACTTTATTAAATTTTTATAACCTTCAAAGTCCTTTGCAAGAAGAATTAAATGAAAAAGATCAGTCCTTTGTTTTTTATCAAATCTTGAAGCTGGAGCCACATATACCTCACATCCAATAATAGGTTTTATTCCTTTCTCTATGGCCTTCTTATAAAAATCTACAACTCCATACATTACTCCATGATCAGTAATAGCTACAGCAGGCATATTAAAAGCAACAGCTTGGTCTATTAATTCATCAATACGACAAGCCCCATCGAGCAAACTATACTCTGTGTGCACATGCAAATGCACAAAACTCATGTATTAATCACCTAAACCAAAATTTATAGTTGAGATGGATCTATTCCTACTAAGACAAAAAAACTTTCTAAAGCTCTTTTTTTACCCCTTGCTACGGGATCATTTTCCTCCTTGAGACTTTTATACTCCTCAATAGTCTTCTCAATAGCCATATCTAAGCCTACCTCTTCCACTAACTTATATAACTCTTTATATTTATCATGTCTTGCTTCGGCATTTTTTCTCCAATATTCAGGATTTTCAGTATGAACACTCATTAACATATCCTGCTTTGCCAATTTCGAAAAACCATCTAATCCCTTTAATATGGATTCCTTATCCATGATAATCATCCCCTTTCACAAGTTTTTAATTGTCTACCAGAAAGAAAGCTGTTCTTTCTCCTTTTTATTAGGTAAATTCTGCTCTTTTTCTGACTTTAACACTGCTTCATATAATTCTTTTAGTTTTTCAAAGTCCTTTTTAATATTTTCAAGAAGTTTACCATGATAAAGAGCTGCTGCAGGATGATAAGTAACAAAAACTCTTCTTCCATCCACGTAATAATCCTTTCCATGAGACGTAGAAATATTTACAGAATGTCCTAATATGGCATAAGCAGCATACCTACCTAAGGTACATATAATTTTGGGATTTATAATCTCAATTTGCTGTCTCAAGAAGGGAAAACATACTCTTATCTCTTCAGGAAGAGGTTCTCGATTATTAGGAGGACGACATTTCAAGACGTTGGCTATATATACATCTTCTCTCTTAAGTCCTATGGATTCTATGAGCTCTGTAAGAAGTTTTCCAGCTGCTCCTACAAAAGGTTTTCCTTGTTGATCTTCATGAAAACCTGGAGCTTCTCCTACAAACATTATAAAAGCATCTGGATTACCTTCTCCAAAAACTAAGTTAGTCCTTTCCTGCCACAAGGAACAATTTCTACAACCCTCTGCCTCTCTTCTTAAAATTTCAAGCTTACCCACTTTATTTAATCTTTCCATCCATATTCTCCTTTCAAAGGAACAAATCTCACCCCACCTAAATTTTCTCTATAAAAATTTCCATTTTTTTTTGTTATTTTATACAAATACTGAAAATCTCTTCCTCCTATAGGTATAACCATCACTCCTCCATCTTTCAGCTGTTCTTTTAAAGGATTCGGAATATCATAAGAAGCAGCCGTAACTATAATTCTATCATAAGGGGAAAATTCCTCCCATCCTAAGGTCCCATCTCCCACTTTGAAATAAACATTACTATACCCTAATAGTTTTATTCTTTTCTTTGCTTCTTCAGATAATTCTCTTATCCTTTCTATGGTATAAACCTCCTTAGCTAGTTCTGCAAGTATAGCAGTCTGATATCCAGATCCTGTTCCTATCTCTAAAACCTTCTCATCACCTTTAAGATCTAAGGCTTCTGTCATTAAAGCCACAATATAAGGTTGAGAAATAGTTTGTTCATATCCTATAGGTAAAGCTTCGTTCTCATAGGCAAGATCCAAATATTCAGAAGGAACAAAGATATGCCTTGGTACTTTAAGAATAGCATCTAACACTTTTTGAGATTTTATACCCTCATTTTTTAAAATCTCAACTAAACTTTTTCTTTTATATTTATATTTTGGAGCATCAAAATCTTTAAAACTCAAGGCTTTTAGATCAATTTTCTTAGATACTTAGGCAAATGAAAAAGATGATTATGGGTCTCTCCATCGTAATATTTTAATTCACCTTTTATTTTTTTACCAATCAATTCATTAATAACTTCTACAGGCTTAAAAGGATTTAACTCATCTCTTGAACCTATAAGGAAACCCCAACTTCCATCAAAAGAGGGAATAAAAGTTTGATAAGAGTGAGAACTCTTAAAAACTGCAGAAAAATTCTTTTTAATGTTAAAATGTTTATATTCCTGCCCTAGCTGAACAGTTTCAGCCTGAGTAACTACTATTCCTGAAGGGTTAAGGATATGATAAATCATCTTATAAAATTCTTCGGTATATAATCTATAGGCTGGGGTATCAGGATAAGGCTCTGGTAAATCAAGGACTACTATATCAAATTTTTCACAGGTATCTCTAACAAAATTCCAACCATCCTCAAAAATTAACTTCACCCTTTCGTTCCTAAAAGCTCCTTGATGCCATTCCCAGAGGTATTTTTCAGCAAAATCTACCATGTTAGGATCTATCTCTATAGCTGTAATGTTTACATTCTCATACTTTAATAACTCTCTTAAGGTTGCTCCCTCTCCAGCCCCTATAACAAGAACCTTTTGAGGATTAGGATGTAATATTAAGGCAGGATGAATAAGGACCTCATGATAAATAAACTCATCCTTTTCAGTAGATTGCATTTTACCATCTATTATTAAGCATTTACCATAAGTAGGATTCTTAATAATTTGTATCCTTTGATAAGGAGATACTAAATCTACTATGACTTCTTCTATCTTATAACAGTGCAATTGATCTTCTGCAACCAAATCCACATACCATTCGTAATCATACATTTTTTCTCACCTTATTTCAAAGTCCATAAATATATTTTTACATTCTCCCCAGATAACTTCAACTCTTTCAACTACCGCTCCTAAAGGACCCTCCTCTAATTTTTTAATAAATTCTCTCAGAACATCTTCTTCTCCTTCAGCCTCAACTTCTACTCTTCCATCTCTTAGGTTTCTCACATACCCAGAAATACCTAATCTTTTTGCCCATTTATAGGCAAAATATCTAAATCCAACTCCTTGGACTATCCCTGAAATATAAGCATGGATATACTTTTTCATTGCTTAGAAGTGGTCGGGGCGACTGGACTTGAACCAGCGACCTCCTACTCCCGAAGCAGGCGCGCTAGCCAACTGCGCTACGCCCCGATTAAAAAAGTGGTCGGGGCGACTGGACTCGAACCAGCGACCTTCCGCACCCCAAACGGACGCGCTTCCCCTGCGCTACGCCCCGACTCTTTCTGGAGATATTATACCATAAATTATCTATTTTTTAACACTTAAAAGATGACTAATCTCCTCAATAAATCTTGAGGGTTCTTGATATCTATTATATCTCTTTACAGCATAAGAAAGATAAAGTTTTTCTTTTGCTCTTGTTATTCCTACATAACACAACCTTCTTTCTTCCTGTATTTCTTCCCTTGTAGCTGCGTTGTAATGGGGTAATAGACCTTCTTCCATACCAACTAGGAAGACTACTTCAAATTCCAACCCCTTCACACTATGAAGAGTTATTAGTGATACCTTTCCTTCTTCTAAACTACTTTCAAGTTTACTACTAGTCAAACTCAGATGACTTAGAAAATCTCCTAAGGTATCTTGTGTTTTACCTGGAAAATTATCTGCAAAATCCATCAGTTCCATTAGATTGTCCATTCTAATTGTTAATTCCTCTTTTCCTTGGTTCTGAAACTCTGATAAATAATTGGTCTTGTCAATAATAGTAGCAATTAGCTCTCTTATATTCAAACTACTTTTTAAATCCAAGAAATACTTCCAAAGATCGTAAAAAGATTTAACTTCTCTCTTAATTCTTGAAACTTCTCCTATTGCCTCCAACAAAGAGTAGCCTTTGTTATAGTATTCTCTTATCATATTAAAAGTAGCTTCGCCTATTCCTCTTTTTGGAACATTAATTATTCTCTTTAAGCTTATTAAATCGTTGGGATTGTAAATTATATTTAAATAGGCTACTATGTCCTTTACTTCTTTTCTATCAAAAAAACTCAGTCCTCCTATTACTTTATAGGGTATATTATTTCTTATCAAGGCTTCCTCGAAAGGCCTTGATTGACGATTAGTCCTATACAGTATAGCTATTTCAGACAATTTCCTCCCTTTTGCTAACTCAAGCCTTATTTGACGTATAACAAAATTAGCCTCATCCTCTTCGTTTAGTGCCCTAAAAAGTATGGGATAAGTACCATCTCTTTTATCACTCCACAACTCTTTTGGATATCGCTTATCATTATTAGCAATAAGAGCATTTGCAATTTCAAGTATCTGCTGAGTCGACCTGTAATTTTTGGTCAGAAAAATAATCTTTAAATTTTTAAAATCCTTTTCAAGTTTAAATATATTCTGATAATCTGCACCTCTAAAGCTATATATGCTTTGGTCGTCATCTCCTACTACTGAAAATTTTTGCTTATCAAGGACAATTATTTTAAATAGTTCATACTGGGCTTTATTAGTATCTTGATACTCATCCACCAACACATATTCAATCTTATCTTGTAAAAAGCCACATATAGCTGGCTTCTCATAAAGCAAATTTATAGAATATAAGAGTAAATCAGCAAAATCCAGAGCATTATTTTTTCTTAATTCTTTCTCATACTTTTTATACACTTCTAAAACTATTTCATCAAAAGAATTAGAAATAATATTAGAAAATTCTTGGGGAGTAATCAACTGATCCTTTAATCGGGATATCTTTTCCTTTATGTCTCTTGCACTATATTCTTTTGATCTATTTAGATCTTTTAAAATATCTTTTATCAAATCTTCCTGATCATTCTCATCATAGATTACAAAATTAGGACATAGATTCCAATATCTACCAAAATTTTTAAGGAGATACAAGCCAAATCCATGAAAAGTACCTGCCCAAACTTTATCTACATTCTTCACCCCTAACAGGTTATCTATTCTTCGCTTCATTTCCTCTGCTGCTTTATTTGTAAAAGTCAGTGCAACAATATTTTCGGGCTTAGCAAAATTATTTTTTATCAAATAAGCTATCTTATAGGTAATAACTCTGGTTTTTCCAGAACCAGCACCTGCTAAGATTAGAACAGGTCTTTCTATCTCAAAAACAGCCTCTAATTGCTCTTTATTTAACTCGTTAAGAAAATCCATAATCTTTAATCTTTTAAGGGTATGTCAATTCTAAGAATTGATTTATTGTCTTCACTTGATAATTCTATTTTTATATTATTTGAATCAAAAGTTAAATATTTTGAAACTGTATTTACAAGATCTTCTTTCAACTTCTCTACAAGCTGAGGTTCAATCTTAGCTCTATCATAAACTAAAACTACTTGAAGCCTTTCTTTTGCAACATCTTTAGAAGTAATTTTCCTTCCCCAAATTGTATTTAATAGCATCTTCCCCTCCTCTTACCCTCTTAAAAATTTAAAGATTCTTTCTAAAAAAGACTCACCTTTCTCAAGTTCATCCCAAGATACATCTTCTCCAAGAAGTCTCTTTACTATGAGACTAAAAGCAAGTCCTGCCTTACACTTATCAGAATTGTATATTATAGGTTCTCCCTTATTTACACTAATTATTAAATTTTCATCTTCGGGCACAATACCCAGAAGTTCGATAGACAGGATTTCTAAAAGATCATCAACCCCAAGCATATCTCCATTTTTTACCATATCAAATCTTACTCTATTGACAATAAGACTCAGATTTTCAAAACCATTAGCCTCAAGCAGACCAATAACCCTATCAGCATCTCTAACCGAAGAAACTTCCGGAGTAGTAATCACTATTGCCTCGTCAGCTCCTGATATAGCAGATCTAAATCCATGTTCTATTCCAGCAGGAGAATCAATCAACACAAAATCAAAATCCTTTTTGAGATCGTTTATGAGCGCTCTCATTTGTTCTATTGTTACTGACTCTTTTTCTTTGGTCTGAGCTGCAGGTAAAAGATAAAGATTATTTAATCTTTTATCCCTCACAAGAGCCTGTTTTAAATTGCATTTTCCTTCTACCACATCTACAAGATTATAGACTATTCTGTTTTCAAGTCCGAGAAGAAGATCTAAATTTCTCAGTCCAATATCGGTATCCACAAGAACTGTTTTAAACCCCCTCATTGCAAGACCAGTACCAATATTCGCTACAGCTGTTGTCTTTCCCACACCACCCTTTCCTGAAGTTATTACAATAGCTTTACCCATTCTTTTTACCCCCTGAATATCTATTTAATTTTACCTCTCCATTCTCTACATAGACCCAATAACCAACTCCAGTTTTTTCCTTTTTAATTTTAGATAAATCTAATATATACCTTGCTATCTGTATTTTTTCAGGTTCAAGTTCGAGAGCAAAAATAGTTGCCTTATCATTATTCTCATATCCTGCCCAGATAGAGCCTCTAACCTTTCCCAACACAAAAACATTTTTATTGCAAATTATTTCTGATCCTGAATTAACATCTCCTATAACAAGTAAATTATCTTTTACATTTAAAGATTTACCACTTCTTATAGGACCTAAGACTATCTTAGCATTGTTAGAATTTGAAATCCTTAACCTATATAGTTCTTTGCTTAGCATTATACCATATTTTTCATAGATTTCCTTCCGGAATTCCTGCCAATCTTCATCTTTTATGTCCTTACCTTGAAAATCCACATATATACTACTTCCTTTCAAAAAACCTTCCTTGCTTTTTATTTCATCGACGATCAAATTTCTTATCTCATCCCAATTAAGATTAGGATCAATAATAATTTTTATTCCTTCTTTTAAATCACCTTTAAAAGATATTTTACTCAATTTTTAACTCCCCCTTTGACTATGTATTCTATTACCTTTTTAGCTATAGGAGCTGCTCTACCACCACCACTTTTACCATGTTCCACAAATACCGTAACCACATATTGAGGATTTTCTGAAGGAAAAAAACAGGAGAACCACGCATGACTTTCCCCATGAGGATTTTCTGCGGTCCCAGTCTTTCCAGATATATTAACTCCAGGTATACGAGTTGCCAAACCTGTTCCCTCATCAACTACTTTTTTCATACCCTTTTTCAATACTGCCCAAGAATTTTGGCTTATACTTACCTTCCCTACCACTTCAGGGTTAATAACTTCTTCTTTACCATCCATCCCTATAATTTTAGAGACCAAATGAGGTTTATATAAAATCCCTTCTGTAGCAATCATACTCATCATAGCATGTATCTCCATAGGCGTAACAAGAATATATCCTTGACCAATAGAAAGATTAAGGGTATCTCCAGGATACCATGGTTCTCTCAATCTTTCCATCTTCCATTCCCTAGAAGGAATAAATCCCTTTAGCTCTCCAGGTATATCAATACCAGTCTTAGAATCCAAAAAAAACCTTTTAGCATAATCTTCAATGCTTTTATCTCCAATCCTTAACCCTACATTAAAAAATACAACATTACAAGACTGAGCTATTCCCTCAATGAAATCTAAATGACCATGTCCTCCTTTTTTCCAACACCTAAATGTATATTTACCTATCTTATACTCCCCAGGACAATAAAATCTATCTTCTGAAGAAACTTTATTATTTTCAAGAGCAGAAAGAGCAACTACAAGTTTAAAGATTGAACCCGGAGGATAAAGAGAGGAAATAGCACGATTATTTAAAGGATTATCAGGATTTTTAATTAATTCTTCCCATTCTTTCTTAGTAAAACCTTCAATAAATTTGTTAGGATCAAAAGAGGGATGACTAACAAGAGCCAATATCTCTCCAGTCCAAGGATTAGAAACAATAACTACTCCTTTCTCTTCTCCTAATGCCTCTTCTGCAACTTTTTGAAGTTCAATATCAATAGTTGATACTATTGACCTACCTGGAATAGGATCTTTTTGGGCAGTAATAATCTTTTTCTCTCTATAAGCATACAAAGAAATCCCTCTAAAACCCTTTTTACCCCTTAATATTTTTTCATAACTCGCCTCTAAACCATATTTTCCACTCTTTTCTCCTAAGGAATAATCTAATTCTTCATTTTCTAATTCGTCTTTACTAACCTCTCCCATATAACCGATTATATGAGAAGCTATACTTCCATATGGATAAAATCTATCAAACTCCATATTTATGGTAAAGGAAGGAAGGTAATCTCGACTTACCTCTAATAAAATAATTTCCTTTGGGGTAAGTTTTCTTTTTAACAAATAAGCTGGCATATAAGGTGATATTTTAGAATAAATTTTTTGGAGATCTTCCATCTTGAGCCCTAATATCTCTGCTAAGTTTTTTACTTTTTCTTTGTCAAACTTATAAGGAGGAATTAAATATACAGAATAAACTATTTTATTCTCCGCTAACACATTATTATTCCTATCATAAATTAAACCTCTAGGAGCAGGAAGCACCA from Dictyoglomus turgidum DSM 6724 includes:
- a CDS encoding ATP-dependent helicase, giving the protein MDFLNELNKEQLEAVFEIERPVLILAGAGSGKTRVITYKIAYLIKNNFAKPENIVALTFTNKAAEEMKRRIDNLLGVKNVDKVWAGTFHGFGLYLLKNFGRYWNLCPNFVIYDENDQEDLIKDILKDLNRSKEYSARDIKEKISRLKDQLITPQEFSNIISNSFDEIVLEVYKKYEKELRKNNALDFADLLLYSINLLYEKPAICGFLQDKIEYVLVDEYQDTNKAQYELFKIIVLDKQKFSVVGDDDQSIYSFRGADYQNIFKLEKDFKNLKIIFLTKNYRSTQQILEIANALIANNDKRYPKELWSDKRDGTYPILFRALNEEDEANFVIRQIRLELAKGRKLSEIAILYRTNRQSRPFEEALIRNNIPYKVIGGLSFFDRKEVKDIVAYLNIIYNPNDLISLKRIINVPKRGIGEATFNMIREYYNKGYSLLEAIGEVSRIKREVKSFYDLWKYFLDLKSSLNIRELIATIIDKTNYLSEFQNQGKEELTIRMDNLMELMDFADNFPGKTQDTLGDFLSHLSLTSSKLESSLEEGKVSLITLHSVKGLEFEVVFLVGMEEGLLPHYNAATREEIQEERRLCYVGITRAKEKLYLSYAVKRYNRYQEPSRFIEEISHLLSVKK
- a CDS encoding uracil-DNA glycosylase, producing the protein MERLNKVGKLEILRREAEGCRNCSLWQERTNLVFGEGNPDAFIMFVGEAPGFHEDQQGKPFVGAAGKLLTELIESIGLKREDVYIANVLKCRPPNNREPLPEEIRVCFPFLRQQIEIINPKIICTLGRYAAYAILGHSVNISTSHGKDYYVDGRRVFVTYHPAAALYHGKLLENIKKDFEKLKELYEAVLKSEKEQNLPNKKEKEQLSFW
- a CDS encoding septum site-determining protein MinC, whose translation is MSKISFKGDLKEGIKIIIDPNLNWDEIRNLIVDEIKSKEGFLKGSSIYVDFQGKDIKDEDWQEFRKEIYEKYGIMLSKELYRLRISNSNNAKIVLGPIRSGKSLNVKDNLLVIGDVNSGSEIICNKNVFVLGKVRGSIWAGYENNDKATIFALELEPEKIQIARYILDLSKIKKEKTGVGYWVYVENGEVKLNRYSGGKKNG
- a CDS encoding protein-L-isoaspartate(D-aspartate) O-methyltransferase, whose protein sequence is MSFKDFDAPKYKYKRKSLVEILKNEGIKSQKVLDAILKVPRHIFVPSEYLDLAYENEALPIGYEQTISQPYIVALMTEALDLKGDEKVLEIGTGSGYQTAILAELAKEVYTIERIRELSEEAKKRIKLLGYSNVYFKVGDGTLGWEEFSPYDRIIVTAASYDIPNPLKEQLKDGGVMVIPIGGRDFQYLYKITKKNGNFYRENLGGVRFVPLKGEYGWKD
- the mrdA gene encoding penicillin-binding protein 2, with amino-acid sequence MSRELIFKRIIELCLVIILLRFFYLQVYNKDFYVDLSQRNYLKSMVLPAPRGLIYDRNNNVLAENKIVYSVYLIPPYKFDKEKVKNLAEILGLKMEDLQKIYSKISPYMPAYLLKRKLTPKEIILLEVSRDYLPSFTINMEFDRFYPYGSIASHIIGYMGEVSKDELENEELDYSLGEKSGKYGLEASYEKILRGKKGFRGISLYAYREKKIITAQKDPIPGRSIVSTIDIELQKVAEEALGEEKGVVIVSNPWTGEILALVSHPSFDPNKFIEGFTKKEWEELIKNPDNPLNNRAISSLYPPGSIFKLVVALSALENNKVSSEDRFYCPGEYKIGKYTFRCWKKGGHGHLDFIEGIAQSCNVVFFNVGLRIGDKSIEDYAKRFFLDSKTGIDIPGELKGFIPSREWKMERLREPWYPGDTLNLSIGQGYILVTPMEIHAMMSMIATEGILYKPHLVSKIIGMDGKEEVINPEVVGKVSISQNSWAVLKKGMKKVVDEGTGLATRIPGVNISGKTGTAENPHGESHAWFSCFFPSENPQYVVTVFVEHGKSGGGRAAPIAKKVIEYIVKGGVKN
- the minE gene encoding cell division topological specificity factor MinE; the protein is MLLNTIWGRKITSKDVAKERLQVVLVYDRAKIEPQLVEKLKEDLVNTVSKYLTFDSNNIKIELSSEDNKSILRIDIPLKD
- the speE gene encoding polyamine aminopropyltransferase: MYDYEWYVDLVAEDQLHCYKIEEVIVDLVSPYQRIQIIKNPTYGKCLIIDGKMQSTEKDEFIYHEVLIHPALILHPNPQKVLVIGAGEGATLRELLKYENVNITAIEIDPNMVDFAEKYLWEWHQGAFRNERVKLIFEDGWNFVRDTCEKFDIVVLDLPEPYPDTPAYRLYTEEFYKMIYHILNPSGIVVTQAETVQLGQEYKHFNIKKNFSAVFKSSHSYQTFIPSFDGSWGFLIGSRDELNPFKPVEVINELIGKKIKGELKYYDGETHNHLFHLPKYLRKLI
- the minD gene encoding septum site-determining protein MinD, whose amino-acid sequence is MGKAIVITSGKGGVGKTTAVANIGTGLAMRGFKTVLVDTDIGLRNLDLLLGLENRIVYNLVDVVEGKCNLKQALVRDKRLNNLYLLPAAQTKEKESVTIEQMRALINDLKKDFDFVLIDSPAGIEHGFRSAISGADEAIVITTPEVSSVRDADRVIGLLEANGFENLSLIVNRVRFDMVKNGDMLGVDDLLEILSIELLGIVPEDENLIISVNKGEPIIYNSDKCKAGLAFSLIVKRLLGEDVSWDELEKGESFLERIFKFLRG
- a CDS encoding DNA polymerase III subunit alpha, whose amino-acid sequence is MSFVHLHVHTEYSLLDGACRIDELIDQAVAFNMPAVAITDHGVMYGVVDFYKKAIEKGIKPIIGCEVYVAPASRFDKKQRTDLFHLILLAKDFEGYKNLIKLVSLSFLEGFYYKPRVDKDLLRQYSKGLVALSSCLAGEIPTYILQNNIERAKNAIKEYLDIFGEDFYLELQNNGMEEQEYVNNYLIRLAKEFNVPLVATNDVHYLRKEDAEIHDILLCIQTGSKLNDKDRLRFKTNEFYFKSPDEMINLFKDVPEAIENTFKIAERCNVEIPLNNIILPVFEVPEGETLDSYFEKLCWEGAKKRFGENIPQEIKERLSYEISVIKQMGFSGYFLIVQDFVNYAKSKGIPVGPGRGSAAGSLVSYVLGITNIEPTRWGLIFERFLNPERVTMPDIDIDFCFERREEVIEYVRNKYGREHVAQIITFGTMAARASVRDVGRVLDVPYNEVDRIAKLIPPNTSIEEALSTSEELRNLVESNPQAKRIIEIAKRIEGNARHASIHAAGIVISKDPLMEYVPLQVMNGNDVVTQFPMTNLEELGLLKMDFLGLRTLTVIYDTVKKIKENYGIEIDISNISLTDEKVYELLQKGDTIGVFQLESRGMRNLLRDIKPEKFEDLIAVLALYRPGPLGRLESYIKRKRGEEKVEYMHPALEPILSETYGVIIYQEQVMEIAHKLAGFTLGQADVLRRAMGKKKPEVMEEQRGIFVKGAVERGIPEEVAVEIFEDMAKFAEYGFNKSHSAAYAFVSFQTAYLKVYYPKEYMASLLTSVKNNTTKLSKYIAEAKRIGIKILPPDINESMVDFTVTPQGIRFGLSAIKNVGENVAEAIVEEREKGKFKSIFDFIKRLSSKVINKRTLESLIKSGAFDSFGYSRRALLANIDKILESAQVIKKAHVGQVSLIDLEALPQDEFINNMPEFSIDEILDMEKEMLGFYVSYDPQEELRKLSEKLFDYTIDDLLEIESGSQVVVPGILKNVREVIDRKNQKMLFATLEDFTGEAEITVFSSVYSNHKDILREGKKVIISGRLEVDKDESEERIKIIVDQVGDLEGNILLIQLDNRIGYEVLFRIKEILKNKKGLVPVIIRFDENAILTAPDFWITYDEELKKNLDNLKKYGIECKLESMQKLL
- a CDS encoding acylphosphatase; this encodes MKKYIHAYISGIVQGVGFRYFAYKWAKRLGISGYVRNLRDGRVEVEAEGEEDVLREFIKKLEEGPLGAVVERVEVIWGECKNIFMDFEIR